The following coding sequences lie in one Thermodesulforhabdaceae bacterium genomic window:
- the pheT gene encoding phenylalanine--tRNA ligase subunit beta has protein sequence MRFSFRWLKSYVDIEADAREVAERLTMAGLEVESVEPRYPHLKKVVPVRITGVHKHPKADRLLLCDVTDGNTVFRVVCGAPNVREGIVVPLALPGAELPSGMKVEEAVIRGERSQGMLCSGKELALTDDASGLWVLPDSTPLGLPLDEALSIDDFILDVSITPNRGDCLSVVGIAREVAAIYGTSVKYPEIRFSEEGPPVDSIARVDIEDPEKCPRYAARVIFDVEIKESPEWMKDRLESAGVRAINNIVDVTNYVMLELGQPLHAFDYDRLAEHRIVVKCAKAGDRFLTLDGQERVLSDDSLMICDGKEPVAVAGIMGGELSGIDSSTTRVLIESAWFDPISTRRTSKKLKLATESSYRFERGVDPEGVIRALDRAAQLMQELAGGKIARGRIDVYPRPYQKKTIHFRVARANSYLGTNISATEMASILRRLEMDVREREDGDLDVTPPSFRQDVTREADLAEEIARIYGYQNIPVERPPVLMVDIEPNEHLQVREDLKEFLRGLGLTEIVTYSFISAADLTRLGLPENDERLDPVKILNPLSEEQSVMRTSLVPSMLKTVAFNLNRQNDHLRLFELSKVFIRRQNALLPHEDFHLVVALVGRRHPSYLYSGDDEVEYADIKGIADAVLSFFRIDNATFELIDRARTPYLDAASSADIIVNGELVGKVGLLDLRVAERFDIKQPVWLLEMNYEKLFALRGALPRFRPLPKYPSVIRDIAIVADENFPVQRGIDFIKSLKEPLLESVEVFDIFKSPQIGEGKKSVGYRLVYRSSEKSLTDEEVNHLHEKIVKRVVERFKVELR, from the coding sequence ATGCGATTCAGTTTTAGATGGCTTAAGTCTTACGTGGATATTGAAGCCGATGCCCGCGAAGTTGCCGAACGGCTTACAATGGCGGGGCTTGAAGTAGAAAGCGTTGAGCCTCGATATCCTCATCTTAAGAAAGTTGTGCCCGTAAGAATTACCGGTGTCCATAAGCATCCCAAGGCAGATCGGCTGTTACTTTGCGATGTGACTGATGGAAATACGGTATTTAGAGTTGTTTGCGGTGCGCCTAACGTGCGGGAAGGTATCGTGGTGCCTCTAGCTCTACCCGGTGCTGAACTTCCCAGCGGGATGAAGGTTGAAGAAGCAGTTATTCGAGGTGAACGCTCACAGGGAATGCTTTGCTCAGGTAAAGAACTGGCTCTTACCGATGATGCATCCGGTCTCTGGGTTCTTCCTGACTCTACACCCCTTGGATTGCCGCTAGATGAAGCGCTCAGTATTGATGATTTTATACTCGATGTATCCATTACCCCTAACCGTGGAGACTGCCTCTCGGTTGTTGGAATCGCCCGTGAAGTGGCGGCTATCTATGGCACATCGGTTAAATATCCAGAGATCAGGTTTTCCGAAGAAGGTCCGCCGGTAGATTCGATTGCACGAGTTGATATTGAAGATCCTGAAAAATGTCCCCGTTACGCCGCAAGAGTCATTTTCGACGTCGAAATAAAAGAATCCCCTGAATGGATGAAAGATAGGCTGGAATCTGCAGGAGTCCGCGCCATAAACAATATAGTTGATGTGACTAACTACGTGATGCTCGAATTGGGACAGCCCCTTCACGCCTTTGATTATGACCGACTTGCAGAACATCGTATTGTTGTGAAATGCGCAAAAGCCGGTGATCGCTTCCTTACTCTTGATGGGCAAGAGCGAGTGCTTTCTGACGATTCTCTCATGATTTGCGATGGAAAAGAACCTGTGGCCGTTGCTGGTATCATGGGTGGGGAACTTTCAGGTATAGACTCCAGCACAACGAGAGTTCTCATTGAGAGTGCGTGGTTCGATCCAATTTCAACGCGCCGGACGAGTAAAAAACTCAAGCTTGCCACAGAATCGAGCTATCGCTTTGAGCGAGGTGTGGATCCGGAAGGAGTAATAAGAGCCCTGGATAGAGCCGCTCAGTTAATGCAAGAACTTGCAGGCGGTAAAATCGCCAGAGGAAGAATTGATGTTTATCCCAGGCCATATCAGAAGAAAACTATACACTTTAGAGTGGCTCGAGCAAATTCATACCTCGGCACAAATATTTCTGCTACTGAAATGGCTTCAATTCTAAGGCGCCTTGAGATGGACGTCCGGGAACGAGAAGACGGCGATCTTGATGTAACTCCTCCCTCTTTCCGACAGGATGTAACCAGGGAAGCCGATCTTGCTGAAGAAATTGCTCGAATCTACGGCTACCAGAATATTCCCGTGGAAAGGCCTCCCGTCCTTATGGTGGATATTGAACCAAACGAGCATTTGCAGGTTAGAGAAGACCTCAAGGAATTCCTCAGAGGGCTTGGCTTGACGGAAATAGTAACTTACTCCTTCATCTCTGCTGCCGATCTGACAAGGCTTGGGCTTCCGGAAAATGACGAACGTCTCGATCCGGTGAAAATTCTTAATCCGCTCAGTGAAGAACAATCCGTTATGAGAACTTCTTTAGTCCCATCAATGCTTAAAACTGTTGCCTTTAACTTGAATCGCCAGAACGATCATCTGAGACTTTTTGAACTGAGCAAGGTTTTCATACGACGTCAGAATGCTTTGCTTCCACATGAAGACTTCCATCTGGTGGTGGCTCTTGTTGGAAGACGCCATCCGAGCTATCTCTACAGTGGTGATGATGAAGTTGAATATGCGGACATTAAAGGTATTGCTGATGCGGTGCTGAGCTTTTTCCGAATAGACAATGCTACTTTCGAGCTTATAGATCGCGCTCGAACACCATACCTGGATGCGGCTTCATCTGCCGACATTATTGTTAATGGCGAGCTGGTTGGAAAAGTTGGTTTGTTAGATCTTCGAGTGGCTGAGCGGTTTGATATAAAGCAACCCGTGTGGCTTCTTGAAATGAACTACGAAAAACTTTTTGCCCTTCGAGGCGCCTTGCCTAGATTTCGTCCTTTGCCAAAATATCCGTCTGTGATTAGAGACATCGCTATCGTGGCTGATGAAAACTTCCCTGTTCAGAGAGGGATCGACTTTATCAAATCCCTTAAAGAACCACTTCTGGAAAGTGTCGAAGTATTCGATATTTTCAAGAGCCCGCAAATTGGTGAGGGCAAAAAGAGTGTTGGATACCGGCTGGTCTATAGATCGTCAGAGAAAAGCCTTACGGATGAAGAGGTTAACCACCTTCACGAAAAAATCGTGAAAAGAGTGGTGGAACGCTTTAAGGTTGAACTGAGGTAG
- a CDS encoding PilZ domain-containing protein → MSQPKPVQVIVYLGDEIFPGTSTNFGPSGMLVLMDQPPMLGEKVKLKIRFPETQNAVEVEGEVVWTNPFGGTDPAVPKGCGIKFDKLSHDLQSLFSTMAFRYHPQGDPLKFFYS, encoded by the coding sequence ATGTCTCAACCAAAGCCGGTTCAGGTGATAGTGTATCTTGGAGATGAGATTTTTCCGGGAACGTCGACCAATTTTGGTCCTTCGGGTATGCTGGTGCTAATGGATCAACCCCCCATGCTTGGGGAAAAGGTAAAGCTAAAGATACGTTTTCCCGAGACTCAAAATGCGGTAGAAGTAGAAGGTGAAGTCGTATGGACGAATCCCTTCGGTGGGACCGATCCCGCTGTTCCCAAAGGTTGTGGCATTAAGTTCGATAAGCTTTCTCATGATTTGCAGTCTCTATTTTCAACCATGGCTTTTAGATACCATCCTCAGGGAGATCCTTTAAAGTTTTTCTACTCATAA
- a CDS encoding methyl-accepting chemotaxis protein: MTIGKKVAGGFLAVIACLIVLSVGVYLSIGSILTKAQNIIALKKWPQYITEIKLSESQWLSALSEYVGSTKGKLSANTDPAKSAVGKFLAGSERAEFEKTFPDSKEALRKLEESHKKLYEAVQKIASIQRVEHTGVRTYLLQTVLKDHQNFLAEVNLQTEREIAGLLTYQMLTRNVVQSAITMIKGVAEDSSLGTIAQRQEIAKKLIKSLRYGPEGKDYIWINDLHPTMVMHPYKPELDGKDLTNFADKKGKKLFVEFANVCKKKGSGFVMYYWPKYSEQDAVPKISYVQLFEPWGWVLGTGVYLDERNEALMKRAEAFEKGEPFTITAQLKEWKAYMTPEMNAWAQDIPALAKAIPEMEKINLTMREAKKKIEDAINRLSTDDALHEIENTLRPNLAKMEELVGEVVRIETEIREANAAISKIFNEELLPAYKNCWNALEEIEKVISKTVVSETVLADMVAKTRGFIAIVSVVILAVAVIMALLLVRHITRSLTDIAKSMGEAVDQVATAAVEVSSTSQSLAEGASQQAASLEETASALEEMSSMSTQNSHNASQANSMVQETAKAVKDAIEAMSKLVNSIRDIDKASEETEKIIKTIDEIAFQTNLLALNAAVEAARAGEAGAGFAVVADEVRALAMRAAEAAKNTAGLIENTRKRVQEGVSYVSLTDEALRSVETRSTKITELIGEIAAASNEQAEGVSQINKAVSDMDKVVQSTAASAEEAAAAAEELNAQAQQLRANVQELMRFVTGQDIVRVERVAKPVRTLKRPEVPTASKALKTGGTATKTPAKPVQPKEGAPKPKREVSPEEVIPLDDDFKDF, translated from the coding sequence ATGACGATAGGCAAGAAAGTCGCAGGTGGTTTTCTAGCAGTTATCGCATGCCTTATTGTGCTTTCTGTGGGAGTGTATCTAAGCATTGGTAGCATTCTTACAAAGGCGCAGAACATCATAGCCCTTAAGAAATGGCCCCAATACATCACAGAAATTAAGCTTTCAGAATCGCAGTGGCTCAGCGCCCTTTCGGAATACGTTGGCAGCACGAAAGGAAAACTCTCTGCAAACACCGACCCGGCTAAATCCGCTGTGGGAAAATTCCTTGCAGGATCTGAACGTGCCGAATTCGAAAAAACCTTCCCTGACTCAAAAGAAGCTCTGAGAAAACTTGAAGAATCCCACAAAAAACTCTACGAAGCCGTCCAGAAGATAGCCTCCATTCAAAGAGTAGAACATACCGGTGTGAGAACTTATCTTCTGCAAACTGTGCTCAAAGACCATCAGAATTTCCTCGCAGAAGTTAATCTTCAAACAGAACGAGAAATAGCCGGTCTTTTAACATACCAGATGCTTACAAGAAACGTGGTCCAGTCTGCTATTACCATGATCAAAGGCGTTGCCGAAGACAGTTCCCTTGGAACAATCGCTCAGCGGCAGGAAATTGCCAAAAAACTCATAAAAAGTCTCCGATATGGTCCTGAAGGAAAAGATTATATCTGGATAAATGATCTTCATCCCACAATGGTCATGCATCCATACAAGCCTGAACTCGATGGAAAAGATCTTACAAACTTTGCAGACAAAAAAGGGAAAAAACTCTTTGTGGAATTTGCAAACGTTTGCAAGAAAAAAGGTTCTGGCTTCGTCATGTATTACTGGCCCAAGTATTCCGAACAGGACGCGGTGCCTAAAATCTCCTACGTGCAGCTTTTCGAACCCTGGGGATGGGTTTTGGGAACGGGAGTTTACCTGGATGAAAGAAACGAAGCCCTCATGAAAAGAGCGGAAGCCTTCGAAAAGGGCGAACCCTTTACGATCACAGCACAGCTCAAAGAGTGGAAAGCCTATATGACACCTGAAATGAACGCCTGGGCACAGGATATACCTGCTCTGGCTAAAGCCATCCCAGAGATGGAAAAAATCAACCTCACCATGCGGGAAGCAAAGAAGAAAATAGAAGACGCCATAAACAGGCTTTCCACAGACGATGCTCTTCATGAGATTGAAAACACTCTCCGCCCCAATCTCGCAAAGATGGAAGAACTCGTTGGTGAAGTGGTTAGAATAGAAACAGAAATTAGAGAAGCAAATGCGGCTATAAGCAAGATCTTCAACGAAGAACTCCTTCCCGCTTACAAAAACTGCTGGAATGCTCTGGAAGAGATTGAAAAGGTAATAAGTAAGACTGTGGTATCAGAAACGGTCCTCGCTGACATGGTTGCAAAAACCAGAGGTTTCATCGCCATAGTGTCTGTGGTCATACTTGCCGTTGCGGTCATTATGGCACTTCTTCTGGTAAGACACATTACCAGGTCACTTACCGACATAGCAAAAAGCATGGGCGAAGCGGTGGATCAGGTAGCTACTGCGGCCGTTGAAGTTTCATCCACAAGCCAGAGTCTTGCAGAAGGTGCATCCCAACAGGCGGCATCACTTGAGGAAACAGCGTCGGCTCTTGAAGAAATGTCTTCTATGTCAACTCAAAATTCCCATAACGCATCACAAGCAAACAGCATGGTTCAGGAGACGGCAAAAGCGGTAAAAGATGCCATCGAAGCAATGAGCAAACTGGTAAATTCCATAAGAGACATCGATAAAGCCAGCGAAGAAACAGAAAAAATCATAAAGACAATTGATGAGATTGCCTTCCAGACGAATTTACTTGCTCTCAATGCGGCGGTGGAGGCTGCTCGAGCAGGAGAAGCTGGCGCAGGATTTGCCGTTGTGGCTGATGAGGTGCGAGCCCTTGCTATGAGAGCCGCCGAAGCGGCAAAAAACACAGCAGGACTTATAGAAAACACAAGAAAGCGAGTTCAGGAAGGAGTCAGTTACGTAAGTCTAACCGATGAAGCTCTAAGAAGTGTTGAAACCAGATCAACCAAGATTACGGAACTCATCGGAGAAATTGCTGCTGCATCAAACGAACAGGCTGAGGGAGTTTCTCAGATCAACAAAGCAGTTTCTGACATGGATAAAGTGGTTCAAAGCACGGCGGCAAGTGCAGAAGAAGCAGCGGCGGCGGCTGAAGAATTGAATGCTCAGGCTCAACAACTTCGAGCAAATGTTCAAGAACTAATGCGTTTCGTAACAGGACAGGACATTGTGAGAGTTGAACGAGTAGCTAAACCAGTTCGAACACTCAAAAGACCTGAAGTTCCAACCGCTTCTAAAGCTTTGAAGACTGGGGGAACAGCCACTAAAACTCCGGCAAAGCCGGTTCAGCCCAAAGAAGGTGCACCCAAACCAAAACGAGAAGTTTCCCCGGAGGAAGTAATACCTCTGGACGATGATTTCAAAGACTTCTAG
- a CDS encoding transporter substrate-binding domain-containing protein — protein MIQLRKFSLFVLFLVLGLSPPTYATTPYIVGIYENPPLAFTENNEPKGFLVELLEYVAREEGWELTFIKCDWSECLDNLEKGFIDFLLPLAFSPQRAERFDFGKTNLLINWGELYCRKNVTLNSITDLEGKTIAIVPKGIYAEAFQNMISNLGISNVNYVMANDHEEVFRLISDHRVEAGVASRFAGFAFLDRYPEVGRTIITFSPTGLRIAATKGKHIYFLNRLDEKIETLKKDSNSIYYRLAEIWIFKSPSRIKKWIYWLVIGSLLISAVMLVIIVALRSIIAQKTKTLYKTIENLNNELRKNEHLRQTIFEQNQFSQSLIENIQTGIVVCDGDGKILNWNTKAIKWLKDIKEAESNGSPVWQIFPEASSEKLEQAFECVLQGYDQQIEIEFTQDSPAIAQVSLRRIVSQNVYVLILIQDITKLKEAIRYHEGRWSFLQQIVDKMPLPLFIIDSEGKVTVWNDASERLTGMSRKDVLHRSLDLSPLFLGGKKPVIPASLLINLEPAEIEELSNGIIKMSTEFPEAVETTGWIWAKEEKRYVKILASRLRDDKGNIIGYFQCARDITGEIHLQKSLAEAQKAETISHLTSVFTHELNNILTIILGLCDMISINIGQSHQIESYLNLIKDTVNRGATISNYFQKMGQKDESFVEKRSFNELVQEVLSPLIQLLSDNATIECSFDPQVGSVRVRRTEFEAVVFRLLVGDRQELMLPNKISLKTKRKRLRSAFTTPEVRIPPGTYSVLSITYEADEALSFSNEEPMDLNDLQSYTHSPAKSLGIAFSKFKKILFSFISQMVGQAGGYVNLEKLENKIEVELYFPVESEGIESELKPEIKVLQGKTVFIVEDDQALRNMIKASLKFYGALVLEASSESEARSLWQELKNHVDIVILDVVFPEGDGISLFQSMKADRPSLPALFISGYGESRLNQVLEYEKTRFLPKPFTVSKLIKTIVEFLSETDTNHEETS, from the coding sequence ATGATCCAGCTAAGGAAGTTTTCTTTATTCGTTCTATTTCTCGTTCTAGGGTTGAGCCCACCTACTTACGCTACAACTCCCTACATTGTTGGAATCTACGAAAATCCACCTCTAGCTTTCACCGAAAACAACGAACCGAAGGGGTTCCTAGTTGAACTTCTAGAGTACGTCGCTCGAGAAGAAGGTTGGGAATTAACTTTTATTAAATGTGATTGGTCAGAATGTCTGGATAATCTTGAAAAAGGTTTTATTGATTTCCTTCTTCCCTTAGCCTTTTCGCCCCAAAGAGCAGAACGTTTTGACTTTGGTAAAACCAATCTTCTCATAAACTGGGGAGAACTTTATTGCAGGAAAAATGTTACATTGAATTCCATAACCGACCTTGAAGGAAAAACCATCGCAATAGTTCCAAAGGGCATATACGCTGAGGCATTCCAAAATATGATCAGTAATCTTGGCATAAGTAACGTAAATTATGTCATGGCAAATGATCACGAAGAAGTTTTTCGCCTTATTTCAGATCACCGGGTCGAGGCCGGTGTTGCAAGTCGTTTTGCAGGATTTGCTTTCCTAGATCGTTACCCAGAGGTAGGAAGAACTATTATAACATTTAGTCCTACAGGGCTTAGAATAGCCGCAACTAAAGGAAAACACATCTATTTTCTTAATCGGTTGGACGAAAAAATAGAAACTCTCAAAAAAGATTCAAATTCTATTTATTATAGACTTGCTGAGATCTGGATTTTCAAATCGCCTTCGAGAATCAAAAAATGGATTTACTGGCTGGTGATAGGATCCCTGCTTATATCAGCCGTAATGCTTGTCATTATTGTTGCCCTTAGATCAATAATCGCTCAAAAAACAAAAACTTTATATAAGACAATTGAAAATCTTAACAACGAACTCAGGAAAAATGAACATCTTCGTCAAACTATTTTTGAACAAAACCAGTTCAGTCAGTCTCTAATTGAAAACATTCAAACAGGAATTGTAGTTTGTGACGGAGATGGCAAAATTTTAAATTGGAATACTAAAGCAATAAAATGGCTGAAAGATATTAAAGAAGCGGAATCCAACGGCTCACCTGTCTGGCAAATTTTTCCTGAAGCGTCATCCGAAAAACTTGAACAAGCTTTTGAGTGTGTTCTTCAGGGCTACGATCAACAGATAGAAATCGAATTTACACAAGATTCTCCTGCGATAGCCCAGGTTTCTCTACGCCGCATTGTATCTCAAAATGTTTATGTGCTTATCCTTATTCAAGACATAACAAAGCTTAAGGAAGCTATTAGGTATCATGAAGGAAGATGGTCTTTCCTTCAGCAAATTGTCGATAAGATGCCCCTGCCTTTATTTATCATTGATTCAGAAGGAAAGGTTACTGTTTGGAATGATGCATCTGAACGCTTAACAGGTATGTCCAGAAAAGATGTACTCCATCGTTCCCTTGATCTTTCTCCACTTTTTTTGGGGGGTAAGAAACCAGTCATACCAGCTTCGCTTCTTATAAATCTTGAACCTGCCGAGATTGAAGAGCTTTCTAACGGTATAATCAAAATGTCCACTGAATTTCCAGAAGCTGTTGAAACAACAGGCTGGATCTGGGCAAAGGAAGAGAAGCGATACGTTAAAATCCTGGCAAGTCGTTTGAGAGACGACAAAGGAAACATTATAGGTTACTTTCAGTGCGCAAGAGACATCACGGGCGAAATACACCTTCAAAAGTCTCTTGCAGAAGCTCAAAAAGCCGAAACTATATCACACCTTACATCAGTCTTTACCCACGAGTTAAACAACATTCTCACAATAATTCTTGGCTTATGTGATATGATTTCTATCAATATCGGTCAGTCTCACCAGATAGAATCATACCTTAATCTTATAAAGGACACTGTAAATAGAGGCGCCACCATATCGAATTATTTTCAGAAAATGGGACAAAAAGACGAATCTTTCGTTGAAAAAAGATCCTTTAATGAACTTGTTCAGGAAGTTCTCAGCCCCCTTATCCAATTGCTTAGTGACAACGCTACAATTGAATGTTCCTTTGATCCTCAGGTAGGCTCTGTTCGTGTAAGACGCACAGAGTTCGAAGCTGTGGTGTTTCGCCTGCTTGTCGGGGATCGACAGGAACTAATGTTGCCTAATAAAATATCACTTAAAACCAAACGTAAAAGGCTCCGCTCTGCTTTCACTACTCCAGAAGTCCGCATTCCACCAGGCACATATTCCGTGCTATCAATAACCTATGAAGCTGATGAAGCATTAAGCTTTTCCAATGAAGAGCCTATGGATTTAAACGACTTGCAGTCCTATACCCATTCACCCGCTAAATCTTTAGGGATCGCCTTTAGCAAATTCAAAAAGATCTTGTTCTCTTTCATATCTCAAATGGTGGGACAAGCAGGGGGATACGTAAACCTCGAAAAATTAGAAAACAAAATAGAAGTTGAACTTTACTTTCCCGTGGAAAGTGAAGGTATAGAAAGTGAACTCAAACCGGAAATTAAGGTTCTTCAAGGAAAAACGGTTTTTATAGTAGAAGACGACCAGGCTTTGAGAAATATGATCAAGGCGTCCCTCAAGTTTTATGGCGCTTTGGTTCTAGAAGCTTCAAGTGAAAGCGAAGCCAGGTCTCTATGGCAAGAACTCAAGAACCACGTGGATATTGTGATCCTAGATGTGGTTTTTCCAGAAGGGGATGGAATAAGCTTATTCCAGTCTATGAAAGCCGACCGACCATCTCTTCCGGCATTATTTATCTCGGGTTATGGGGAATCGAGGCTAAACCAGGTGCTGGAATATGAAAAAACACGATTTCTCCCCAAACCCTTTACTGTTTCAAAGCTTATCAAGACCATTGTAGAATTTTTATCAGAAACTGACACAAATCACGAAGAAACTTCTTAG
- a CDS encoding MoxR family ATPase — translation MGTASTTLRFEGTDRYYLNPELREIVNIAISMEKPLLLTGEAGTGKTRLAYEIARALNLKMEEARCKSTFKGEELCYVYDTVLRLNDSRFGAGNSGRNVDNIWDYIRFGPIGRAFIAEDRRVLLLDEIDKTDSDTQDNLLDVLEEGSFIIREINHKIQAKVKPIIIITSNAKRELSDPFLRRCFCHYIPFPSPEEMAIIVKLHYPDISDAFLDACLTVFYRLREQEFEKPPATAELLDWIGAMRSAGLGGPGAGRDIPFIGTLLKRTEDILKFKGIGRKERF, via the coding sequence ATGGGAACAGCATCGACAACTCTTCGTTTTGAAGGCACTGATCGGTATTATCTTAACCCGGAACTTCGGGAGATTGTAAACATCGCCATCTCAATGGAAAAGCCGCTTCTTCTAACCGGAGAAGCTGGAACCGGCAAAACAAGACTTGCTTACGAAATCGCTAGAGCTTTGAACCTTAAAATGGAGGAAGCACGGTGTAAATCAACTTTCAAAGGAGAAGAACTCTGTTACGTTTACGATACGGTCTTGCGTCTGAACGACTCCCGCTTTGGCGCGGGAAATTCGGGCAGAAACGTGGACAATATCTGGGATTACATACGTTTTGGTCCTATAGGTAGAGCTTTCATTGCAGAAGATCGCCGAGTTCTTCTCCTTGATGAAATAGATAAAACCGATTCCGACACTCAGGATAACCTTCTTGATGTGCTGGAAGAAGGTTCTTTTATCATTCGAGAAATCAACCATAAGATTCAGGCTAAGGTAAAGCCCATTATAATCATTACGAGCAATGCCAAGCGCGAACTTTCGGATCCTTTTTTGCGTCGATGCTTCTGCCATTACATTCCTTTTCCGTCGCCGGAAGAAATGGCAATAATTGTTAAGCTTCATTACCCCGACATTTCCGATGCCTTTTTGGATGCCTGCCTTACGGTTTTTTATCGTTTGAGAGAGCAGGAATTTGAAAAACCTCCTGCAACGGCTGAACTCTTAGATTGGATCGGCGCCATGAGATCTGCTGGTTTGGGTGGTCCCGGGGCCGGTAGAGATATACCTTTTATTGGGACTTTACTTAAGCGAACAGAAGATATTCTGAAGTTCAAAGGAATTGGGCGGAAGGAAAGGTTTTGA
- a CDS encoding ATP-binding protein: MGAYLEGEIKHLFGKAVHGYGLIDDGDRIAVAFSGGKDSMLLLYMLKERLSYIPIRYELFAVYVDLGFDPEMPNIVETMLKDSSIPYEIIRTDFGTKAHSKENRENPCFLCSRLRRMMLFRAAWNRGCNKIAFGHNQDDIIETFFLNVCYSGQISTMLPRQEFFGGELVVIRPLVLMPAQKIERFVKEKGLPSVANPCPSASKGRRALIKELLGNLYRTNSKIRGNIFRAMSNVNLEYLPPPLNGGRMNDGKPEQDDLSD; encoded by the coding sequence ATGGGCGCTTATTTGGAAGGAGAAATTAAACATCTTTTTGGTAAAGCTGTTCACGGTTATGGGCTTATAGATGATGGAGATAGAATCGCTGTTGCCTTTTCTGGCGGAAAAGACAGTATGCTGCTTCTTTACATGCTGAAAGAGCGATTAAGCTATATTCCCATCCGTTATGAACTCTTTGCTGTGTATGTGGATTTGGGGTTTGATCCCGAAATGCCGAATATCGTAGAAACTATGTTAAAAGACAGTTCTATACCTTACGAGATTATAAGAACAGATTTTGGGACGAAGGCTCACAGCAAAGAAAATCGAGAAAATCCGTGTTTTCTCTGTTCAAGACTCAGGCGAATGATGCTTTTTAGAGCGGCATGGAATCGCGGATGTAACAAGATAGCCTTTGGACATAATCAGGACGACATCATAGAAACCTTTTTCCTGAATGTTTGTTATTCAGGACAGATTTCCACAATGCTACCACGGCAGGAATTTTTTGGCGGCGAACTGGTGGTCATTCGCCCTCTTGTGCTCATGCCGGCGCAAAAAATTGAAAGATTTGTAAAAGAAAAGGGACTTCCTAGCGTGGCAAATCCTTGTCCCTCAGCATCTAAGGGCAGGCGAGCCTTGATCAAGGAACTTCTCGGGAATCTTTACAGAACCAATAGTAAAATCAGGGGAAATATTTTTCGCGCAATGAGTAATGTAAACTTAGAATATCTTCCCCCACCCCTTAATGGAGGAAGAATGAATGACGGCAAACCAGAACAAGACGATTTATCTGATTGA